The following proteins are co-located in the Xiphophorus hellerii strain 12219 chromosome 2, Xiphophorus_hellerii-4.1, whole genome shotgun sequence genome:
- the isl2a gene encoding insulin gene enhancer protein isl-2a — MAPSPRTYTGPGSCRRHWSMVFVFSPPPGGGIQVYPAARDGTVGLLRRCSPPSVGVQLDFLSCMVDVLLNTSFLDDMGDRSKKKSGIAMCVGCGSQIHDQYILRVSPDLEWHAACLKCAECNQYLDETCTCFVRDGKTYCKRDYARLFGIKCAKCDLGFCSSDLVMRARGNVYHMECFRCSVCSRHLLPGDEFSLRDDELLCQADHGLLVDRSSAGSPLSPGNIHTRPLHIADSISVRHPPHHRNHVHKQSEKTTRVRTVLNEKQLHTLRTCYNANPRPDALMKEQLVEMTGLSPRVIRVWFQNKRCKDKKKSILMKQLQQQQQSDKTNLQGLTGTPLVAGSPIRHDNAVQGNPVEVQTYQPPWKSLSDFALQTDLDQPAFQQLVSFSESGSLGNSSGSDVTSLSSQLPDTPNSMVPSPVDT, encoded by the exons ATGGCACCCTCTCCCCGGACCTACACAGGTCCTGGTTCCTGCAGACGTCACTGGTCGATGGTCTTTGTTTTCTCTCCACCTCCCGGAGGAGGAATACAAGTTTATCCTGCAGCCAGGGACGGGACGGTCGGGCTCCTCCGCCGCTGCTCTCCTCCGTCCGTGGGCGTGCAACTCGACTTTCTGTCCTGTATGGTGGACGTCTTGCTCAACACTTCTTTCTTGGATGATATGGGGGATCGTTCAAAAA AGAAGTCGGGAATCGCAATGTGCGTGGGGTGTGGAAGTCAGATACACGACCAGTACATCCTGAGAGTTTCCCCGGACCTGGAGTGGCATGCAGCCTGCCTCAAGTGTGCAGAGTGCAACCAGTATCTGGATGAGACGTGCACTTGCTTCGTCCGGGACGGAAAGACTTACTGTAAAAGAGATTATGCAAG ATTGTTTGGcatcaaatgtgcaaaatgtgactTGGGCTTCTGCAGCAGCGACCTGGTGATGAGGGCCCGAGGCAATGTGTATCACATGGAGTGTTTTCGGTGCTCGGTGTGCAGCCGACACCTCCTGCCGGGGGATGAGTTCTCGCTGCGGGACGACGAGCTTCTGTGTCAGGCCGATCACGGCTTGTTGGTGGATCGGTCCTCTGCAGGAAGCCCGCTGAGTCCCGGGAACATTCACACCAGACCGCTGCACATTGCTG ATTCCATTTCGGTCCGGCACCCACCTCACCACCGGAACCACGTCCACAAGCAGTCCGAAAAGACCACCCGTGTCCGGACGGTGCTCAACGAGAAGCAGCTGCACACGCTGCGGACATGCTACAACGCCAACCCGAGGCCGGACGCCCTGATGaaggagcagctggtggagatGACCGGCCTGAGCCCCAGGGTGATCCGGGTCTGGTTCCAGAACAAGCGCTGCAAGGACAAGAAGAAGTCCATTCTGATGAAGCAGCttcagcaacagcagcagagcGACAAAACC AATCTGCAGGGCCTGACTGGCACTCCTCTGGTGGCTGGGAGTCCGATCCGGCACGACAACGCCGTGCAGGGGAATCCAGTGGAGGTGCAGACCTACCAGCCTCCCTGGAAAAGCCTCAGCGACTTTGCCCTGCAGACCGACTTGGACCAGCCTGCTTTCCAGCAACTG GTTTCTTTCTCTGAGTCGGGCTCTTTGGGAAACTCCTCGGGCAGCGACGTGACCTCCCTGTCGTCTCAACTACCGGACACACCGAACAGCATGGTTCCGAGTCCCGTCGACACGTGA